A single genomic interval of Thermoanaerobaculum aquaticum harbors:
- the rpsT gene encoding 30S ribosomal protein S20 produces MAKRIKSGLKRKRQNEVRRLRNRAVRTRVRNAVKALRQALTSGEAKTVKELLPRTVSVIDVGVRKGVFHKNTAARLKSRLTSQAAALLKGQAAHGA; encoded by the coding sequence ATGGCTAAAAGGATCAAGTCGGGTTTGAAGAGAAAGAGGCAAAACGAGGTCCGTCGGCTGCGCAACCGCGCGGTACGGACCAGGGTTCGCAACGCCGTCAAGGCCTTGCGGCAAGCGCTCACCAGCGGCGAGGCGAAGACCGTCAAGGAGCTTTTGCCGCGCACGGTTTCGGTGATTGACGTAGGCGTGCGGAAGGGTGTTTTCCACAAGAACACCGCCGCCCGTCTCAAGTCGCGCCTGACTTCGCAAGCGGCAGCCCTGCTGAAGGGCCAAGCTGCCCATGGCGCGTGA
- the ybgF gene encoding tol-pal system protein YbgF codes for MKYQLGFSALVLASFLAYGCVSSGDIELLHREITDVGKRVDDLARATSGKEDVAALSRTIGQQTSQLLKSNADIQQEIRALREQMETLQAALESTNQRLGQLSQELAAAREKLQALGAAPAGAPAPAGTQPALGTPASEPAQLYNSAYEDYMRGNYDLAIQGFSEYLRRYPDTELSDNALYWIGECHYSKKDYDRAIDTFTQLLNSYKTSDKAAAALLKKGFAYLEKGDKSQAVINLQYVVFEYPASPEASLAKERLAKLGVKIK; via the coding sequence ATGAAATACCAATTGGGCTTTTCCGCTTTGGTTCTGGCTTCTTTTTTGGCCTACGGCTGCGTGTCCAGCGGGGATATCGAGCTTTTGCACAGGGAAATCACCGATGTGGGCAAGCGGGTGGACGATTTGGCCCGGGCCACGAGCGGCAAGGAAGACGTGGCGGCTCTTTCCCGCACCATAGGCCAGCAAACCTCGCAGCTTTTGAAGTCCAACGCCGATATCCAGCAGGAAATTCGCGCCCTGCGGGAGCAAATGGAAACCCTGCAGGCGGCTTTAGAGTCCACCAACCAGCGCCTGGGGCAGCTCTCCCAGGAGCTGGCTGCCGCACGGGAAAAGCTCCAGGCTTTGGGAGCGGCTCCCGCTGGCGCACCGGCGCCTGCGGGAACACAGCCCGCTCTGGGAACGCCAGCTTCCGAGCCGGCTCAGCTTTACAACAGCGCCTACGAAGATTACATGCGTGGCAACTACGATTTGGCCATCCAGGGGTTTTCCGAGTACCTGCGGCGCTACCCCGACACCGAGCTTTCGGACAACGCCCTGTACTGGATCGGCGAGTGCCACTACTCCAAGAAGGACTACGACAGGGCCATTGACACCTTTACCCAGCTTTTGAACAGCTACAAGACCTCAGACAAAGCAGCCGCTGCGCTGTTGAAGAAGGGCTTTGCGTACCTGGAAAAGGGCGACAAGTCGCAGGCGGTGATTAACCTGCAGTACGTGGTTTTCGAGTATCCAGCAAGCCCGGAAGCCAGCCTTGCCAAGGAGCGGCTGGCCAAGTTGGGCGTGAAAATCAAGTGA
- the pal gene encoding peptidoglycan-associated lipoprotein Pal, translating into MRRAWGVGMLVVLALAAGCARPKPVVAPEVSRPSQAAAPAAEPAPSREVAPEPAVQPASLPESEVSASELPADVEAINKAGYLKDVFFDTDKSELRPDARDLLAQNARWLQQHPTVKILIEGHCDERNTNEYNLALGWRRANAAKDYLVSLGVAADRISTISYGEERPFATCHDESCWWQNRRAHFVVTGK; encoded by the coding sequence ATGCGCCGAGCCTGGGGTGTTGGGATGCTTGTGGTTCTCGCGTTGGCGGCTGGCTGCGCCCGGCCAAAACCGGTGGTGGCGCCGGAGGTGAGCCGTCCGTCCCAGGCTGCAGCTCCCGCGGCCGAGCCTGCGCCCAGCCGCGAGGTGGCCCCTGAGCCGGCGGTGCAGCCGGCCTCCCTCCCGGAATCCGAGGTGAGCGCTTCCGAGCTTCCCGCCGATGTGGAGGCCATTAACAAGGCGGGCTACCTCAAGGACGTGTTCTTCGATACCGACAAGTCCGAGCTGCGCCCCGATGCCCGCGATCTCCTGGCTCAAAACGCCCGTTGGCTGCAGCAGCACCCCACGGTGAAGATCCTCATCGAGGGGCACTGCGACGAGCGCAACACCAACGAGTACAATCTGGCCCTGGGCTGGCGCCGGGCCAACGCGGCCAAGGACTACCTGGTTTCCCTGGGGGTGGCTGCCGATCGCATCAGCACCATTTCCTACGGTGAGGAGCGGCCCTTTGCCACTTGCCACGACGAGAGCTGCTGGTGGCAAAACCGCCGGGCTCATTTTGTGGTGACAGGAAAATGA
- a CDS encoding tryptophanase, translated as MKTIIEPFRIKVVEPIRMTTREERQRKIAEAEYNPFRLKAEDVLIDLLTDSGTGAMSTHQWAGVMEGDESYAGARSFFRFEASVKSVFGHKHVIPTHQGRASERLLCAAVVKPGDVIPGNTHFDTTRANIEASHAEAVDLPIPEARDPENLHPFKGNMDLQKLEDLLNKEHHRVPFVLITATNNSGGGQPVSMANLREAKKVCDAFGVPLFLDAARFAENAYFIKLREPGYQDKTPREIAQEMFSYTDGALMSMKKDAFGNIGGVISLNSDAWAEKIRTLLILTEGFVTYGGLAGRDLEALAIGLEEVLEEDYLRYRIASTAYVGQHLDELGVPLLKPFGGHAIYLDGRRFCEHLPDEQLPGWALSVALYEHAGIRACEIGNVMFGKKLPDGSWQWPALDLVRLAIPRRVYTQSHMDYVVEAIGELYQQRQSIPGLEFVYRPDVLPHFSARFRLRS; from the coding sequence ATGAAAACCATCATTGAGCCTTTCAGGATCAAAGTGGTGGAACCCATCCGCATGACCACCCGGGAAGAGCGCCAGAGGAAAATCGCCGAAGCCGAGTACAACCCGTTCCGCCTGAAAGCCGAAGACGTGCTCATTGACCTGCTCACCGATTCCGGCACCGGCGCCATGTCCACCCACCAGTGGGCCGGGGTCATGGAAGGGGACGAGTCCTACGCTGGAGCCAGGTCTTTTTTTCGTTTCGAAGCTTCGGTGAAAAGCGTGTTTGGCCACAAGCACGTGATCCCCACCCACCAGGGGCGGGCGTCCGAGCGCTTGTTGTGTGCGGCGGTGGTCAAACCGGGGGATGTGATCCCGGGCAACACCCACTTTGACACCACCCGCGCCAACATTGAAGCATCCCATGCGGAAGCGGTGGATTTGCCCATTCCCGAAGCCCGGGATCCCGAAAACCTGCACCCCTTCAAGGGCAACATGGATTTGCAAAAGCTCGAGGATTTGCTGAACAAAGAACACCACCGGGTGCCTTTCGTGCTCATCACCGCCACCAACAACTCCGGAGGGGGCCAGCCGGTTTCCATGGCCAACCTTCGGGAAGCCAAGAAGGTTTGCGATGCCTTTGGCGTCCCGCTGTTTCTGGATGCCGCCCGCTTCGCGGAAAACGCCTACTTCATCAAGCTGCGGGAGCCGGGTTATCAGGACAAGACGCCCAGGGAAATTGCCCAGGAGATGTTTTCCTACACCGACGGCGCGCTCATGAGCATGAAGAAGGACGCCTTTGGCAACATCGGCGGGGTGATTTCTTTGAACTCCGACGCCTGGGCGGAAAAGATCCGCACCCTTCTGATCCTCACCGAAGGCTTTGTGACCTACGGCGGTCTTGCCGGCCGGGATCTGGAAGCTTTGGCCATTGGCCTGGAGGAAGTGCTGGAGGAAGACTACCTGCGCTACCGAATTGCCTCCACAGCCTACGTGGGCCAGCACCTGGACGAGCTCGGTGTGCCGCTTTTGAAGCCCTTTGGCGGCCACGCCATTTACCTGGACGGCCGCCGCTTTTGCGAGCATTTGCCTGATGAACAGCTCCCAGGCTGGGCTTTGTCGGTGGCCTTGTACGAGCACGCCGGTATCCGCGCCTGCGAAATTGGCAACGTGATGTTTGGCAAGAAGCTGCCCGATGGCTCCTGGCAGTGGCCGGCTTTGGACCTGGTGCGCCTGGCCATTCCCCGGCGTGTGTACACCCAAAGCCACATGGACTACGTGGTGGAAGCCATCGGTGAGCTTTACCAGCAGCGCCAAAGCATCCCCGGGTTGGAGTTCGTCTACCGCCCTGACGTCTTGCCTCACTTTTCCGCGCGTTTCCGGTTGCGGAGCTAG